From Thermoleophilum album:
CGAACTGTTTGCGCTCGCGTGCGTAGGCGACGGCCATCTCGAGTGCGCGCTGGGCCACGCCGACGAGCTCGGCCGAGAGCGCGACCAGCGCGCGGTTGAAGCCGGGTTCGGCGTCGCCAGCCAATGGTTCCCCCGCGCCCACTAGACGGACGCGTGCGTAGCGGCGCGTGAGGTCGATCGTGTCGAGCTCCTCAGCGGTGAACGAGCCGCGCTCGTAGACGCGGGCGCGCCCTTGCCCGACCGCGACCACCAGCTCGGCCTCGGTTGCGTCGGGCACCAGCCGCCCTGCGCCGTTGTGCACCACCGCGAGCGTTGCAGCGAGCTCGCCACGCGCGATCGGCGCAAGCCAGCGCCGCCGCTGCTCTTCGCTCCCTGCCGACGCGATCACGAGACCAGCGGCGGCGCGCGACAAGAAGGGAACCGGAGCGAGCGCGTAGCCGAGCTCTTCGGCCAGGATCACGAGCTCGACGGTGCCAAGTCCCTGCCCCCCATACTCTTCGGCGACGAAGATCCCCGGCCAGCCGAGCTGGCACAGCTCGGCCCACGCTTCTTCGTCGTAGCGCCGGCCTTCGGCCAGCTCGCGCACGCGCTCGGCGCTGAAGCGCGCGGCGAGCAGCTCGCGCGCCGTGCGCTTGATCGCTTGCTGGTCGTCGTTGAAGTCGAAGTTCATGTCCTCACCTCAGCTTCGGCAGCCCGAGCACGCGCTCGGCCACGATGTTCTTGAGGATCTCGGTCGTACCGCCCTCGATCGAGTTCGCCCGTGCGCGCAGAAAGCGGTAGACCCACGGCGAGTCCCACACGGGTCCGTCTTCGCCCCGCAGCTCGATAGCGAGCTCGGTCAGCCGCTGGCTGATCTCCGACCACTGCCATTTCGGCAGCGACCCCTCGGGGCCGGGCACGCCGTGCCGCTGGATCCGCGAAAGTCCCCGCCAGCTCGTTAGGCGGAGCGCCTCGACCTCGATCTTGAGCTGGGCGATGCGGTCGCGCACCAGCGGGTCGTCGGCGACCCCGCGTTCGCGTGCGAGCGCGACGAGGTCGTCGAGCATCAGGCGCACGCCGGCGGCGGCAGCTGCGCCGAGTCCTGAGCGCTCGTGCATCAGCGTCGTGATCGCCACCGCCCAGCCGTTACCCACGCCGCCGACGACGTTCTCGTCGGGCACGCGTGCGCCCTCGATGAAGAGCTCGTTGAACTCGGCTTCGCCGGTGATCTGGCGGAGCGGGCGCACCTGCACGGCGTCCTGCTCCATGTCCATGATGAAGTAGGTGAGCCCCTGGTGCTTAGGTGCATCGGGGTCGGTGCGCGCCAAGAGCATGCACCACTTCGCCTTGTGGGCGTAAGTCGTCCAGACCTTCTGACCGGTGATCACCCACTCGTCGCC
This genomic window contains:
- a CDS encoding acyl-CoA dehydrogenase family protein — encoded protein: MNFDFNDDQQAIKRTARELLAARFSAERVRELAEGRRYDEEAWAELCQLGWPGIFVAEEYGGQGLGTVELVILAEELGYALAPVPFLSRAAAGLVIASAGSEEQRRRWLAPIARGELAATLAVVHNGAGRLVPDATEAELVVAVGQGRARVYERGSFTAEELDTIDLTRRYARVRLVGAGEPLAGDAEPGFNRALVALSAELVGVAQRALEMAVAYARERKQFGRPIGAYQAVSHRLAQMLLETESARSLTYYAAWAADAEPESLELAAAMAKAYASDAGWRTTAQALQVFGGIGFTWEHDLHFFLKRARTDAHLWARGRELRDRVADLAGLAA
- a CDS encoding acyl-CoA dehydrogenase family protein — its product is MDLTLSPSEQKFRDELRAWLEANHPGPEPEDPDEAFEYRRRWQRKLHEGGWAGVSWPREYGGRGATVIEQAIYSEEMVRAKAPQPANILGLLMGGPVVIHHGTEEQKRRFLEPILSGEEIWCQGFSEPEAGSDLASLKTRAVRDGDEWVITGQKVWTTYAHKAKWCMLLARTDPDAPKHQGLTYFIMDMEQDAVQVRPLRQITGEAEFNELFIEGARVPDENVVGGVGNGWAVAITTLMHERSGLGAAAAAGVRLMLDDLVALARERGVADDPLVRDRIAQLKIEVEALRLTSWRGLSRIQRHGVPGPEGSLPKWQWSEISQRLTELAIELRGEDGPVWDSPWVYRFLRARANSIEGGTTEILKNIVAERVLGLPKLR